Below is a window of Desmonostoc muscorum LEGE 12446 DNA.
CTGGTAAAATTCTGCTTGAAAGTAGACCAGTTCTAGAAGAAAATTCCCAAAGTACTAGCACGAGAACAGGTACAATCCAAGGAACTATTTTGTCGAATTGTGGGTTTTGTAGCAGCCCATTTAGGGATATGTTACTACTTTTGCTGTGTTTGAGGGTGATAGTCATAAAATTTTGGATTTTGGATTTTAGATTTTAGATTCTCCACAAAGATAAATCTAAAGAAGTTAGGATTTTAGGCTATTTGCAAGGAGAAATCTAGAAGGATGAAATTATTAGATTTTCCGGGATAATTCAGCACTAACAATTCAAAAAAATCTAACCAATCCAGTATGGTTGGTATATTCTTGAATGACTCTGAATTCTGACTCCTGAATTCTGAGAACTTTAGATTTGAAATTTTGTATTTGTAATCCAAAATCCCAAATCTAAAATCTAAAATTTCCATACTTATGAGGCAGCTGTTAGTTGTTTAGCAAATTTTTCATTGGCGGTTGTTTCGCCAAAATGACTCAAGACTTGTGGTATTGGAGGTGCAGATTGGTTCTGCAAAGGTAGGCGTGGGAATAATAATTCAGCGGTGCGATATGCTTCTTCTAAGTGCGGATATCCAGAAAAAACAAAAGTTTCTATTCCTAGTTCTTGATATTCCAGCATCCTAGCGGTAACGGTGTCGGGATCTCCAACTAAAGCAGTACCAGCACCACCCCGCACTAATCCAATTCCTGTCCAGAGGTTGGGGCTAATTTCTAGGGTTTGCCGAGAGCCATTATGTAGTTGACTCATGCGCCGCTGTCCTTCAGAATCAGAACTAGCAAGGTCTTTTTGAGCTGTGGCGATCGCTTCTTCATCCACATACTTAATTAACTCATTGGCTGCATCCCAAGCCGCAGACTCGGTTTCTCGCACAATTACATGCAAACGAATACCAAAACGTACTGTTCTGCCTTGTTCTGCCGCCAGTCGCCGAACTTCAGCAATTTTTTGTGCAACTTGTTGCGGAGGTTCTCCCCAAGTCAGATACACATCTATATGTTTGGCAGCAACTCGCTTGGCAGCAGCAGATGAACCACCAAACCACAAAGGTGGATAGGGTTTTTGAACTGGCGGGAATAGGAGTTTACCACCTTTGATGTCTAGGTAGTTTCCTTTAAAATCAACTGTTTCACCGCTGACGATACCCCGCCAAACATGCAAGAATTCATCGGTTAAATCATAGCGATCGTCATGACTCAGATGCAAGCCATCCCCAGCAAGATGCACCGGATCTCCACCTGTCACCACATTAATCAACAATCTTCCCTTAGAAATTCGGTCAAATGTTGCTGCCATCCGTGCCGCAGCGCCAGGAGAAGTGATTCCTGGACGAATTGCCACGAGAAATTTCATTTGCTTGGTAACAGATATGAAAGCCGCAGCAGTAATCCAAGCATCTTCACAAGAACGCCCTGTGGGTAACAATGCCCCTGTGTAACCTAAACTATCCACAGCTTGGGCAATTTGCTGCAAATAATCAGGTGTAGCAACACGAGAGCCAATATCTGTGCCTAAATAGCGTCCGTCACGAGATCCAGTAGGAATAAACCAAAGAATTTGCATGTTTATCAGGGTATCAGGTTCAGAATTTACGTTTTTCCGATCGAATTACCGTAGTTTATAGGTGAAATTCTACCCGATATTACGTAAAAATCAACCCTAATTTAACCATTGGTAAAAAATATTTGTTTGCCGACTAACTTTTTAGTGAGCAGTTATAACTAGATAACTTTGTTAGCGTCTATTATTTTGACACTTTTTTGGTCAGGATGGCTGTATTGTCAAACACAACTTTCTACTTAGAAAATCATACATTTGAAGAAATATAGGGAGTGGGGGAGATCAAGGGCAGAGGTCTATGGCAGGAACCCCTAACGCAGGACAGGGGGCAAAGGGGCACAGAAGCAGAGGGGAAAATTCCTAACCCCTAACCCCTAACCCCTAACTCCTAACTCCTAACTCCTAACTCAGCACTCTTTATAATATTTTCCGATCGCAACGAAGTACTGGGTCTTGCATTGTAGCAAGCTCTATGCAAAGATATTTCTAAATAAAATCCGGTAAGTCTATCGTTTTATCGGATTTAACTAATAATTGATGCTGTCAAAATATAGCTGATTACCAGTCACCAATTTTCAAACATCATCTTACTATCCTTGCAAGCGGCAAAATTAATAATTTACTGCGACTTTTGGATTGTATATTCAACTGCTTAGTTGTGGTTTTGATATCCGAAGATTTGTAATTTTCTCATCAATTAAACCTTTACTAAGTCCACTATCTAATGGTTTAGCACAAACATTGCATCAGGGATTTATGGTGATTTTTTGTGCAGTTTAGAGCTAGTTTATTCGTTTTTCAGGTTGAGGAGTTAAAGAGTCATGTCCAATTTTCGCTGGAATTATAGATCCATACTGTTCCTCCTTTCGTTACTAGATATTCTAGCTATCCTGGTTTTTCATCCGGCCAAAAGTCAGGCCGAACTGCCTAAACAAGTAGAAGCAAACAAACCTCCAGAAATAGTTGTTGATCGGACAGCTGAAACTTCAGTTGCTCAAGTAGAAGCAAACAAACCTCCAGAAGCAGTTGTTAATCAGACAGTTGAAACTTCAATTCCATCGATAACTAGAAAAAAGGTTACAAACCCAGAACGAGTGACACCTATATCGGAATTGTTGGATGTTGCACCACCCGCTAATAAAAAACCTACCAATAATTCGGCAGGACAAGTGACATCCGTCTCGCAACTATCAGATGTGAAGCCGACAGATTGGGCATTTCAAGCACTACAGTCTTTGGTGGAGCGTTATGGTGTAATTGCTGGATATACAGATGGCACATTTAAAGGGAATCGTGCCCTAACGCGCTATGAATTTGCAGCTGGGTTAAATGCAGCTTTAGATCGCCTCAATGAACTCATAGCGACTTCAACGACAGATTTAGTCAGACGGGAAGACTTGGATACCATCACAAAATTACAAGAACAATTTTCTGTAGAACTTGCTCAATTTCGGGGACGCTTAGATAGCTTGGAAGCGCGGACTGCGAAGTTAGAAGCAACCCAGTTTACCACCACAACCAAACTTATCGGTAGAGCGCAGATTGTCTTTGGTTCAGTTCTGGCGGGCAATAATGTTGTGACTAGGACACCCGCACCTCGCAATGTCACAGCTTCTGGTTCAGCTTCCTTACGCTTAAACACGAGTTTTAACGGTAAAGACTCACTCAGCTTATCGCTGTCAGGTGGAAATCAACCATCCCTGGGACAAACAAGAGCTGGATTATTGGGAACTTATGAGGGGAGAACCGCTGATAACTCCAGTATTACTTTTGCACCCAACTCTGTTACTCTCGGTGGTGTTCGCTATCGGTT
It encodes the following:
- the ssuD gene encoding FMNH2-dependent alkanesulfonate monooxygenase: MQILWFIPTGSRDGRYLGTDIGSRVATPDYLQQIAQAVDSLGYTGALLPTGRSCEDAWITAAAFISVTKQMKFLVAIRPGITSPGAAARMAATFDRISKGRLLINVVTGGDPVHLAGDGLHLSHDDRYDLTDEFLHVWRGIVSGETVDFKGNYLDIKGGKLLFPPVQKPYPPLWFGGSSAAAKRVAAKHIDVYLTWGEPPQQVAQKIAEVRRLAAEQGRTVRFGIRLHVIVRETESAAWDAANELIKYVDEEAIATAQKDLASSDSEGQRRMSQLHNGSRQTLEISPNLWTGIGLVRGGAGTALVGDPDTVTARMLEYQELGIETFVFSGYPHLEEAYRTAELLFPRLPLQNQSAPPIPQVLSHFGETTANEKFAKQLTAAS
- a CDS encoding iron uptake porin translates to MSNFRWNYRSILFLLSLLDILAILVFHPAKSQAELPKQVEANKPPEIVVDRTAETSVAQVEANKPPEAVVNQTVETSIPSITRKKVTNPERVTPISELLDVAPPANKKPTNNSAGQVTSVSQLSDVKPTDWAFQALQSLVERYGVIAGYTDGTFKGNRALTRYEFAAGLNAALDRLNELIATSTTDLVRREDLDTITKLQEQFSVELAQFRGRLDSLEARTAKLEATQFTTTTKLIGRAQIVFGSVLAGNNVVTRTPAPRNVTASGSASLRLNTSFNGKDSLSLSLSGGNQPSLGQTRAGLLGTYEGRTADNSSITFAPNSVTLGGVRYRFLPTPNTQVNIYALSDGASEIGLSGPVNPYFESSSATGANGISRFSRRSLVYNYGDSGPGIAILQRLGKQVQFGVAYSAPNGGNPRPNNGLFSGRYLALAQLIYYSANRNFRVAATYVNTYSPANTRGLSGTNFGPAVGSNLVNSTVAGAGTVGNLYGLQAFYQISPKLAINGWVSYAAHRYIGRGDGNAMDWAVGLAFPDLFKEGALGGVLVGMEPKLTRLSNSVNLGAGAGQADKDTSLHVEAFYQYKIGDNIEITPGLIWITAPDSNNSNPDSLFGWVRTVFRF